The following coding sequences are from one Thermodesulforhabdus norvegica window:
- the amrB gene encoding AmmeMemoRadiSam system protein B: MEYPRIRYGVEAIPTVYQGRKVILLRDRLGYSEDQLIVDPRMITILGLMDGTNSIRDIQAFYMRQTGELLFSDQIKELVARLDECLFLDNERFAGTVARHVESFLKDPIRHPAHSGASYPEDPRELEKFLRNLLESAGQIPEASSDLKADREKIVGLVVPHIDLSLGGKCYGMAYAKAEKSAHPRVWLIIGTCHEPLDDFFALTTKDFETPMGIVPVEKKICEEIKSRIRLFDITGGEYHHAREHTIEFQVLFIGLLFPEARIVPLLCSFTREDYEMRGEVIDEVVAVLTDLIINEDVGVIASVDLAHVGPRYGDTFVPDLVTVREHIAKDRHLCGLLAGRDREGFERALWQQHEVRRICGASPLFVFNRILPENVAGSVLDVSYGFVDQNRSFVTFAAMTFHS; encoded by the coding sequence GTGGAGTATCCCAGGATAAGGTACGGCGTCGAAGCCATACCGACGGTTTATCAGGGTCGAAAGGTTATTCTGCTGAGGGATAGGCTCGGGTATTCGGAAGATCAACTGATTGTGGATCCACGAATGATAACGATCCTGGGCCTTATGGACGGCACCAATTCAATCCGGGACATACAGGCCTTTTATATGAGGCAGACGGGAGAACTGCTTTTCAGCGATCAGATTAAAGAGCTCGTCGCACGCCTGGATGAGTGTCTCTTTCTTGACAACGAAAGATTTGCCGGGACAGTGGCCCGTCATGTTGAATCTTTCTTAAAAGATCCGATTAGGCACCCCGCTCATAGCGGGGCCAGTTATCCGGAGGATCCCCGGGAGCTGGAGAAATTCCTCAGAAATCTACTGGAGTCGGCGGGCCAAATTCCTGAAGCATCTTCAGATTTAAAGGCCGATCGGGAAAAGATTGTGGGATTGGTAGTGCCACATATTGATCTGTCTCTGGGGGGTAAGTGCTATGGGATGGCCTACGCTAAGGCCGAAAAGTCGGCACACCCCAGAGTATGGCTTATCATAGGGACCTGCCATGAACCTCTTGACGATTTCTTCGCACTTACCACAAAAGATTTTGAAACTCCGATGGGAATTGTTCCGGTGGAGAAAAAAATCTGCGAAGAGATCAAAAGCAGAATAAGGCTCTTCGATATAACCGGGGGTGAATATCATCATGCCAGAGAGCACACCATAGAGTTTCAGGTTCTCTTTATCGGGCTTCTTTTTCCCGAAGCCAGGATTGTTCCACTTCTGTGTTCCTTTACCCGAGAGGACTACGAAATGCGAGGAGAAGTGATAGACGAAGTTGTTGCCGTGCTCACGGATTTAATCATAAACGAAGATGTGGGTGTGATCGCCAGTGTTGATCTGGCCCACGTAGGCCCAAGGTACGGTGATACCTTCGTGCCGGATTTGGTAACGGTAAGAGAGCATATTGCAAAGGACAGACATCTCTGTGGGCTTCTTGCCGGGCGGGACAGGGAAGGCTTCGAGCGGGCTCTGTGGCAACAGCATGAGGTGAGGAGAATCTGTGGGGCATCACCCCTTTTCGTTTTTAACAGGATACTACCGGAGAATGTTGCCGGCAGTGTCCTGGACGTAAGTTACGGATTCGTCGATCAGAACCGATCCTTCGTAACCTTTGCCGCAATGACCTTTCACTCATAG
- a CDS encoding glycosyltransferase family 4 protein, giving the protein MRVVLVRRYCGFGYGGAERYFATVAGRLIRRGMDVVFVGERCDPLPGLKHLRIRMPFRGSIARNLAFFYMVPLKIRAEKLNDAIIYTGARIKEFHVFCTNDPLHKPWLYFRYGNPEAALLSLLPRHQTILYLEKRMFTAKNAHFALPSALLKRQLETFYGFSIMPDKVHVIHPGVDFYEFHPPENDRRADQAVRNILFVGNNSYNKGVNRLLSALDLISSRPFTCTLVGIKPGDLKIPFRLRDRVKIAGYVRKPGDLYRRAHVVVIPSLYETFSNVCLESMASGTPVIISSQAGACEIVEHGYEGLHLYEPSNEAELAVRILEILEMDSKTWKTMSLAAAEKAKKFSLDAHVRKLIALFEEIFVR; this is encoded by the coding sequence ATGCGGGTCGTCCTCGTAAGGCGATATTGTGGGTTTGGCTATGGAGGAGCAGAGCGATATTTCGCAACTGTTGCCGGACGGCTGATCCGCAGGGGAATGGACGTCGTCTTCGTCGGAGAGCGCTGTGACCCTCTTCCGGGCTTAAAGCATCTTCGCATCAGAATGCCCTTCAGGGGCTCGATAGCGCGAAACCTTGCCTTTTTTTACATGGTTCCTCTGAAGATCAGAGCAGAAAAGCTCAACGACGCCATCATCTACACAGGGGCTCGTATAAAAGAATTCCATGTTTTCTGTACCAATGACCCACTCCACAAACCGTGGCTATACTTCAGATATGGTAACCCTGAGGCGGCTCTCCTGAGTCTTCTTCCGCGTCATCAGACGATACTGTATCTGGAAAAGCGCATGTTCACGGCAAAAAATGCGCATTTTGCACTCCCATCGGCCCTGCTGAAAAGGCAGCTGGAGACTTTCTACGGTTTTTCGATAATGCCCGATAAGGTTCACGTAATACATCCAGGTGTTGATTTTTACGAATTCCATCCGCCCGAGAATGACCGCAGAGCCGATCAGGCAGTGAGGAATATTCTTTTCGTGGGTAACAATTCCTACAACAAAGGCGTGAACAGGCTTCTCAGCGCACTGGACCTTATTTCATCGAGACCTTTTACCTGTACACTGGTGGGGATTAAACCGGGGGATTTGAAAATTCCCTTTCGCCTCAGAGATCGCGTAAAAATTGCGGGATATGTAAGGAAACCCGGTGATCTGTACCGTCGCGCTCATGTAGTGGTGATTCCAAGCCTGTACGAAACGTTCAGCAATGTTTGCCTCGAATCCATGGCCTCGGGGACTCCTGTGATAATATCTTCTCAAGCCGGCGCCTGTGAGATAGTGGAGCATGGGTATGAGGGGCTACATCTTTACGAACCCTCGAATGAGGCAGAACTTGCCGTAAGGATTCTGGAAATACTCGAAATGGATTCAAAAACCTGGAAGACCATGAGTCTTGCGGCTGCCGAAAAGGCAAAAAAATTTTCCCTGGATGCTCACGTAAGAAAGTTGATTGCTCTCTTTGAGGAGATCTTCGTAAGGTGA
- a CDS encoding glycosyltransferase family 39 protein, whose protein sequence is MKLTTLRPNERIVLICLTTASVLLKIFLTCKAPVINPDGALYLISAKFISEGDFKRALEFFPYPLFPYLISLVHSIAGNWLLAGRILSLLPSALCVIPLYGIIKRVVGSGAALYGSAAFILAPIFNETSTWIIRDHLALLLGLTGIFWTLASIDSGKTGHYLTALICFLFAAALRIEYAVLIVAWIFAGVTATLHRRRFLVCLALGIAVLQGLVLLGYLSGWEQYLRLQELRNGLRAFLGGEFLENYRSVYRMLTVLGQELPNSIWHPNFSDIARHYIPVIYFLGYLETCVKVVHLPFFLAIFAGLKDLGKCKHKFFLLMFLALCFLPGYGNLLFRNFLSYRYVFPLAALLFVFTGLGFYSIQRRVTGQLDNLSLKKRLTISVVAVIFLLVVVEAVLHAERRIEKTSSLTIDVSGWLNSQAMNQTCLVASDDPRIGWYWSRGDRFVLVGHGSVLRDPAICYFVTDRTVDQDILNKCGLRQLITFGSGIKKIIVYGKRHDNQAF, encoded by the coding sequence GTGAAATTAACGACTTTGAGACCCAACGAACGGATAGTCCTCATCTGCCTTACGACAGCGTCGGTTCTTTTGAAAATTTTTTTGACCTGCAAAGCTCCTGTAATTAATCCCGACGGTGCTCTTTATCTCATAAGTGCGAAATTTATCTCCGAAGGAGACTTTAAACGGGCTCTTGAATTCTTCCCATACCCTCTTTTCCCATACCTGATAAGCCTTGTTCACTCCATAGCTGGGAACTGGTTGCTTGCAGGGAGAATTTTATCTCTTTTGCCCTCAGCCCTGTGCGTCATTCCGCTCTACGGTATCATAAAAAGGGTCGTCGGATCCGGCGCTGCCCTCTACGGTTCTGCGGCCTTTATCCTTGCGCCCATCTTTAATGAGACCTCAACCTGGATCATAAGGGATCACCTGGCCTTGCTGTTGGGCTTAACGGGCATTTTCTGGACGCTGGCGAGCATCGATTCGGGGAAAACGGGGCACTACCTGACGGCTCTTATCTGTTTCCTGTTCGCAGCGGCACTAAGAATTGAATACGCCGTGCTCATTGTTGCGTGGATTTTTGCGGGAGTAACGGCAACACTTCACAGGAGAAGGTTTTTGGTTTGCCTGGCTCTGGGAATTGCCGTTTTGCAGGGGCTTGTGTTACTGGGCTACCTGAGTGGGTGGGAGCAATATTTAAGGTTACAGGAACTCCGGAATGGGTTAAGAGCTTTTCTGGGAGGCGAGTTTCTGGAAAACTACCGCAGTGTCTATAGAATGCTGACCGTTCTCGGTCAGGAGCTTCCCAATTCAATCTGGCATCCCAATTTTTCCGACATAGCCAGGCATTACATTCCCGTTATCTATTTTCTTGGCTATCTCGAAACCTGCGTTAAAGTAGTACACTTACCCTTTTTTCTTGCGATTTTCGCAGGGCTGAAGGACCTCGGAAAATGTAAGCATAAATTTTTTTTACTCATGTTTCTGGCCCTTTGCTTTCTTCCTGGCTACGGGAACCTTCTTTTCCGTAACTTTCTGTCTTACAGGTATGTTTTTCCTCTGGCCGCGCTTCTGTTCGTCTTCACGGGTTTGGGTTTTTACAGCATTCAGAGGAGGGTCACCGGGCAACTAGACAATCTTTCTCTGAAAAAAAGGCTCACCATCTCCGTAGTCGCCGTAATCTTCCTTTTAGTAGTGGTTGAAGCTGTCTTGCATGCAGAAAGAAGGATCGAGAAAACCAGCTCACTCACAATTGACGTGTCCGGGTGGTTGAACTCTCAGGCTATGAACCAGACCTGCCTTGTCGCGTCGGACGACCCCAGGATCGGCTGGTACTGGAGCCGTGGAGATCGCTTTGTGTTGGTTGGTCATGGTTCAGTTCTCAGAGATCCCGCTATATGTTATTTCGTTACTGACAGGACAGTTGACCAGGACATTTTGAACAAATGTGGACTGCGTCAATTGATAACTTTTGGCAGTGGCATTAAAAAGATTATTGTCTATGGAAAACGGCATGATAACCAGGCCTTTTAG
- a CDS encoding FAD-dependent oxidoreductase, whose protein sequence is MKKRQVSRRVVIIGAVAVGPKVACRVKRLDPNAHVLMIDQDEFISYGGCGIPFFVSGDVSDVKELMSTSFHMLRDPKFFRNVKGVEVRTRTRATEILRETKEVVVEDLNTGKVEKIPYDYLVLATGATPRRLPIPGSDHPDVFTVSNLHDAVAIREKLSRGEVGTAVVIGGGPIGCEMAEALADMWGVEVSVVEILPTLLPAFLEPPLARIVQKHMEEKGVSVYTGETVEEIREENGTFRVKTGRRTLSADIVIQAVGVNPRGELAVKAGLMTTPKGAIAVNERLQTSDPFIYAGGDCIEVPHLVTGRYVHIPMGSLANRQGRVIGTNIAGGYATFEGVVGSFCLKVFDLGLATTGITYEQALKEGFDPVRAYVVQSDRAHFYPTQGLMYMALIADRKTRRILGAQGIGKNGDAVVGRINSIAALLQLGGTLNHLSNLEIAYAPPFASAMDIVNAAANTAENIIEGLNDTIDPDEFIEVFLGEDSGDRVRVLDVRSPVNARPFVERFGERWINIPQEELLDRLAEVPEVENLMVFCNSGLRSYEALRQISHHLGRKARNVQGGAALIKMAGLLPENGDD, encoded by the coding sequence ATGAAGAAGAGGCAGGTTTCCAGAAGGGTCGTCATAATAGGGGCGGTAGCCGTCGGGCCAAAGGTAGCGTGTCGGGTGAAGCGTCTGGACCCGAATGCCCATGTTCTTATGATCGATCAGGATGAGTTTATATCTTATGGAGGGTGCGGCATCCCCTTTTTCGTTTCGGGGGATGTGAGCGATGTTAAGGAGCTGATGAGCACGAGTTTTCACATGCTCAGAGATCCAAAGTTCTTCCGCAATGTGAAGGGTGTTGAGGTGCGGACGAGAACTCGGGCTACGGAAATCCTGAGGGAAACGAAAGAGGTCGTGGTGGAAGATCTTAACACCGGAAAAGTGGAAAAGATTCCCTATGATTATCTCGTGCTGGCAACGGGAGCAACTCCAAGGAGGCTTCCAATTCCCGGATCGGATCATCCCGATGTCTTCACGGTATCCAACCTTCACGACGCCGTGGCTATAAGAGAAAAGCTTTCACGGGGGGAAGTCGGCACTGCCGTGGTCATAGGTGGCGGTCCTATTGGTTGTGAAATGGCTGAAGCGCTGGCCGATATGTGGGGCGTAGAGGTATCGGTTGTTGAGATACTCCCTACCCTGCTGCCTGCTTTTCTGGAGCCGCCTCTCGCCAGAATTGTGCAGAAGCACATGGAGGAAAAGGGGGTATCGGTTTACACGGGAGAAACGGTTGAGGAAATAAGGGAAGAAAACGGAACCTTCAGGGTTAAAACCGGCAGAAGAACGCTTTCTGCTGATATAGTCATTCAGGCGGTCGGGGTAAATCCCAGAGGAGAACTTGCCGTTAAGGCGGGTCTTATGACCACTCCAAAAGGTGCAATTGCCGTAAACGAAAGGCTCCAGACATCCGATCCCTTTATTTATGCCGGCGGCGACTGCATCGAGGTACCTCACCTGGTAACCGGCAGGTATGTTCACATTCCCATGGGCTCTCTCGCAAACCGCCAGGGCCGGGTAATCGGAACGAACATCGCCGGCGGGTACGCAACTTTTGAAGGGGTTGTGGGGAGTTTTTGCCTTAAGGTCTTCGATCTCGGCCTTGCAACAACCGGGATAACCTACGAACAGGCCCTTAAAGAAGGATTTGATCCCGTTAGAGCCTATGTGGTTCAGTCGGACCGCGCCCACTTTTATCCGACTCAGGGATTAATGTACATGGCATTAATAGCCGACCGAAAGACCCGCCGTATCCTGGGAGCTCAGGGAATCGGCAAAAACGGCGATGCCGTGGTGGGAAGAATCAACTCGATTGCCGCTCTGCTACAGCTTGGTGGAACATTGAACCACCTGTCAAACCTTGAGATAGCCTACGCACCTCCCTTTGCTTCGGCAATGGATATAGTAAACGCCGCCGCGAATACCGCGGAAAACATAATCGAAGGACTTAACGACACCATAGACCCCGATGAGTTTATCGAGGTTTTTCTGGGCGAGGATTCCGGCGATAGGGTTCGGGTGCTGGACGTGAGGTCGCCTGTCAACGCCCGACCCTTCGTTGAAAGGTTCGGAGAAAGATGGATCAACATACCGCAGGAAGAGCTTCTTGACAGGCTGGCTGAAGTTCCCGAAGTTGAAAACCTTATGGTCTTTTGCAACTCCGGCCTGAGGTCCTACGAAGCTCTGAGACAGATTTCCCATCACCTCGGTAGAAAAGCAAGAAATGTTCAGGGCGGTGCGGCCCTGATAAAGATGGCAGGATTACTTCCCGAAAACGGAGACGATTAG
- a CDS encoding metal-dependent hydrolase — MQSLNHRLVSVAFLAFANGTLPELSYAFFMASIPDQIERIGRKKVLRHRGWSHDLALWAFLLALFTWPGLVPPLLFALKGEGLLRFRTWVLIYPGFIHVIMDALTPKGIPVLGKFRLRIPLFSYGKWKEYIFSWVCLGASMMVHASTIVKSLTLLLKRIFIL, encoded by the coding sequence ATGCAAAGCCTTAATCATAGATTGGTTTCCGTAGCCTTTCTTGCCTTCGCAAACGGGACTCTGCCGGAGCTTTCCTATGCATTCTTCATGGCGAGCATTCCGGATCAGATAGAGCGGATAGGGAGAAAGAAGGTTTTAAGGCACCGGGGATGGAGCCATGATCTTGCCCTGTGGGCTTTTCTTCTCGCATTATTTACATGGCCCGGTCTGGTTCCACCCTTGCTCTTTGCACTCAAAGGCGAAGGACTTCTCAGGTTCCGCACATGGGTGCTTATCTATCCCGGGTTTATCCATGTCATCATGGACGCACTGACACCAAAGGGCATCCCTGTGCTCGGCAAATTCCGACTTCGCATTCCGCTCTTCAGCTACGGAAAGTGGAAGGAATACATTTTCTCATGGGTGTGCCTGGGGGCTTCAATGATGGTTCACGCATCGACGATAGTGAAATCGTTAACTCTGCTGCTGAAGCGTATCTTTATTTTGTAG
- the gatC gene encoding Asp-tRNA(Asn)/Glu-tRNA(Gln) amidotransferase subunit GatC has product MDRAKITVEEVRNIARLARISLDKDEEGSMVSELGTILDYVEKLNEISTEGVEPLHHPLERSNVYREDEYGNPLKREDALANAPRTDGVFFIVSRVI; this is encoded by the coding sequence ATGGATAGAGCAAAAATTACCGTAGAAGAGGTGAGAAACATCGCCAGGCTTGCCAGGATCTCTCTCGATAAGGACGAAGAAGGTTCAATGGTGAGTGAACTCGGTACAATACTGGACTACGTGGAAAAGCTTAATGAGATCTCAACGGAAGGAGTTGAGCCACTTCATCATCCTCTGGAGCGTTCGAACGTTTATCGTGAAGACGAATACGGTAATCCCCTGAAGCGAGAAGATGCCCTGGCCAATGCGCCGAGGACCGACGGCGTGTTCTTCATAGTATCGCGGGTAATCTGA
- the gatA gene encoding Asp-tRNA(Asn)/Glu-tRNA(Gln) amidotransferase subunit GatA codes for MSRGSGSVLRWDIHELRRHILKGEVTATEVVKASLERIREMNGLLNAFITVLEESSIEEAEKLDKNPELLKKLPLGGVPVAVKDCLCTQKVRTTCGSKILENFCPPFNATCVSRLREAGAVIVGKTNMDEFAMGSSTEHSAYGPSRNPWDTDRVPGGSSGGSAVAVASGMVPAALGTDTGGSIRLPAAFCGVVGLKPTYGRVSRYGLIEFASSFDQAGPITRTAKDAALMLQIIAGHDPLDSTSVPEPVHSYVDLLEQSPFPCRVGIPREYFSYEINGEISGAIEKAMDVLKKLGAEFVDVSLPHTDYGVAAYYIIAPAEASSNLARYDGVKYGFRAQTDFPDLMEMYLKTRAVGFGKEVKRRIMLGTYVLSAGYYEAYYGKASQVRRLIQQDFLKAFEQCDVLFTPVSPTLPFRIGEKVDNPLAMYLTDVFTLPASLAGIPGISVPCSMSSGGLPIAFQLLAPYFREDLLLRMAHAYQKETGGLPLPLD; via the coding sequence ATGAGTCGAGGTAGTGGCAGTGTTTTAAGGTGGGATATTCACGAGCTCAGACGACACATCCTGAAGGGTGAGGTGACGGCAACGGAGGTCGTTAAGGCCAGTCTCGAGCGGATAAGGGAAATGAACGGTCTTCTCAACGCCTTTATAACCGTCCTGGAAGAATCCTCCATAGAAGAAGCCGAGAAACTGGATAAGAATCCAGAGCTTTTGAAGAAGCTCCCTTTAGGCGGAGTTCCGGTGGCCGTAAAGGATTGCCTGTGTACTCAAAAGGTGCGCACAACCTGTGGAAGTAAAATACTCGAAAACTTTTGCCCGCCCTTCAATGCTACCTGTGTTTCCCGGCTCAGGGAAGCCGGCGCCGTGATCGTCGGAAAGACGAACATGGACGAGTTTGCCATGGGGTCAAGCACGGAGCATTCGGCTTACGGGCCTTCACGCAATCCCTGGGACACCGATCGGGTACCCGGGGGGTCGAGCGGAGGGTCTGCCGTAGCCGTTGCATCAGGTATGGTTCCCGCAGCCCTGGGGACCGATACGGGAGGATCAATCCGTCTTCCGGCCGCCTTTTGCGGGGTTGTGGGTCTGAAGCCCACCTACGGAAGGGTATCCCGCTACGGTTTAATAGAGTTTGCATCTTCCTTCGACCAGGCCGGTCCGATAACGCGCACGGCAAAAGACGCCGCTTTAATGTTGCAAATTATTGCGGGACACGACCCGCTGGACAGCACATCTGTGCCCGAACCCGTTCATTCCTATGTCGATCTTCTGGAACAGTCCCCCTTCCCCTGCCGTGTTGGCATTCCCAGGGAGTATTTTTCATACGAAATTAACGGCGAAATTTCCGGTGCCATTGAAAAGGCCATGGATGTTTTGAAAAAGCTGGGAGCGGAGTTCGTAGATGTTTCTCTACCTCATACCGACTACGGCGTTGCGGCTTATTACATAATCGCCCCGGCAGAAGCGAGCTCCAATCTGGCCAGATACGACGGCGTAAAGTACGGTTTCCGAGCTCAGACGGATTTTCCCGACCTCATGGAGATGTATCTTAAGACAAGGGCTGTTGGCTTCGGAAAGGAAGTAAAACGTCGCATAATGCTCGGGACTTATGTTCTATCGGCCGGGTATTATGAAGCCTACTACGGAAAAGCTTCCCAGGTAAGGCGCCTTATACAGCAGGACTTCTTAAAGGCCTTTGAGCAGTGTGATGTGCTCTTTACGCCCGTAAGCCCCACCCTTCCTTTCCGCATCGGCGAAAAGGTCGATAACCCGCTGGCAATGTACCTTACCGATGTATTCACCCTGCCGGCAAGCCTTGCGGGAATTCCGGGTATTTCGGTCCCCTGCTCTATGAGTTCCGGAGGGCTTCCCATAGCATTCCAGCTGCTGGCGCCCTACTTCAGGGAGGATTTGCTTCTCAGGATGGCCCACGCATACCAGAAAGAAACCGGCGGGTTGCCCCTGCCCCTGGATTAG
- a CDS encoding M48 family metallopeptidase, producing MKRIALLCFFVLILSPLFDGAVALERADEEKLGREIVQKVEERYGFFTDPDVVMYVRRVGDRIVSAIDDPSYRYQFYVVNQEVPNAFTIPGGHVFINKGLIKILDGEGELASILAHEIAHAQARHIHRQLELQKAVAVTTLAAGIVSALLGSDPSLSQAVAIGGAAGSETLALAYSRDHEREADQIGTRYLIKAGYGPEDAVRALKRLADRTWGGNPGVPDYLKTHPGVFERIDRLSLMTADYGPGTQSPEKGDTEFYFVKALVYARSGDLTGLESLINRWEKQGIDNCIIEFARALYFNGRSDYSAAVEKATRARDLCGLNSYTAAVLADSYFKMGKSSEAEKVLMRAVLADGADPGLHYRLAIVSQERGDYSEALKHLKAISPEDRLFFRDYDYRLGTVLGVLGRLGEAHEALGDYYKREGDFRLAKFHYRKAVEHTADPVKKKEIMKKMGSGRVEDPSRP from the coding sequence ATGAAAAGAATAGCTCTTTTATGCTTTTTCGTCCTGATCCTGTCGCCTCTTTTTGACGGCGCAGTAGCACTGGAAAGAGCCGATGAAGAAAAACTGGGGCGGGAAATAGTTCAAAAGGTTGAAGAGCGCTATGGCTTTTTTACCGATCCCGATGTGGTCATGTATGTGAGGCGTGTTGGAGATAGAATCGTTTCGGCAATCGATGATCCCTCCTACAGGTATCAATTCTATGTGGTCAACCAGGAGGTACCCAATGCCTTCACGATACCCGGTGGACATGTGTTCATAAACAAGGGGTTGATAAAAATTCTCGACGGCGAAGGAGAGCTTGCATCCATACTGGCTCATGAGATCGCCCATGCCCAGGCTCGCCACATCCACCGCCAGCTGGAACTCCAGAAGGCCGTGGCCGTAACGACTCTTGCGGCGGGTATAGTGAGTGCTCTCCTGGGAAGTGATCCCAGCTTATCTCAGGCCGTTGCTATTGGGGGAGCTGCCGGATCTGAGACCCTGGCATTGGCCTACAGTCGTGACCACGAAAGGGAAGCGGACCAGATCGGTACCAGATATCTGATAAAGGCCGGCTACGGCCCCGAGGATGCCGTCAGAGCCTTAAAGAGGCTGGCGGATCGAACGTGGGGAGGGAATCCCGGCGTTCCGGATTATCTCAAAACCCATCCCGGCGTGTTTGAGCGTATAGACCGATTAAGCTTGATGACAGCCGATTATGGCCCGGGAACGCAGAGCCCGGAAAAAGGGGACACCGAGTTTTATTTCGTAAAAGCCCTGGTATATGCCCGATCGGGGGATTTAACCGGCCTGGAGTCCCTGATAAACCGATGGGAGAAGCAAGGTATAGACAACTGTATTATTGAATTCGCCAGGGCACTTTACTTTAACGGCCGGAGTGACTACTCGGCGGCAGTTGAGAAGGCAACGAGGGCTCGAGATCTGTGCGGGCTTAACAGTTATACGGCGGCAGTACTCGCCGATTCCTATTTCAAGATGGGGAAGTCTTCGGAGGCCGAAAAGGTCCTGATGAGGGCAGTTCTCGCAGACGGTGCCGATCCCGGACTGCATTATCGCCTGGCGATCGTATCCCAGGAGCGTGGCGATTATTCCGAAGCTCTGAAACACCTGAAGGCAATCTCTCCGGAGGACAGGCTTTTCTTCAGAGACTATGACTACCGGCTCGGAACAGTGCTGGGGGTGCTGGGGCGCCTCGGCGAGGCTCATGAAGCACTGGGAGACTATTATAAAAGGGAAGGCGACTTCAGGCTCGCAAAATTTCATTACCGGAAAGCCGTGGAACATACTGCCGACCCGGTAAAAAAGAAGGAGATCATGAAAAAGATGGGTTCGGGAAGGGTCGAAGACCCTTCCAGACCGTAG